A genome region from Chelonia mydas isolate rCheMyd1 chromosome 12, rCheMyd1.pri.v2, whole genome shotgun sequence includes the following:
- the DHODH gene encoding dihydroorotate dehydrogenase (quinone), mitochondrial isoform X3: MGAPLREVRVLGRRFRNPVGLAAGFDKHGEAVDGLSKLGFGFVEVGSVTPQPQEGNPKPRVFRLPEDQAVINRYGFNSHGHAAVECRLRARQGVQLQLTEAGIPLGINLGKNKGSADAMADYVDGVRMLGPLADYLVVNVSSPNTPGLRDLQGKAELRQLLAKVLEERDALRCERKPAVLVKIAPDLTAQDKQDIASTVTELGVDGLVVTNTTTSRPSSLRGTLRAEPGGLSGRPLRALSTQTVREMYALTQGKVPIIGVGGVSSGQDALEKIRAGASLVQMYTALTYQGPPVVSMVKRELEVLLREQGFQSVTEAVGADHRC, from the exons ATGGGGGCGCCGCTGCGG GAGGTGCGCGTGCTGGGACGGAGGTTCCGGAACCCGGTGGGCCTGGCCGCCGGCTTTGACAAGCACGGGGAAGCCGTGGATGGGCTCTCCAAGCTTGGATTTGGCTTCGTGGAAGTGGGGAGTGTCACCCCACAGCCGCAGGAAGGGAACCCCAAACCCCGGGTCTTCCGGCTGCCAGAGGACCAAGCTGTCATTAACAG ATACGGCTTTAACAGCCATGGACATGCTGCTGTGGAGTGTAGGCTTCGGGCCCGGCAGGGAGTGCAGCTCCAGCTCACGGAAG CTGGAATTCCCCTCGGAATAAACCTGGGTAAGAACAAGGGCTCAGCAGATGCAATGGCAGATTATGTGGATGGGGTCCGGATGCTGGGCCCGCTGGCCGACTACCTGGTGGTGAATGTGTCCAGTCCAAACACGCCGGGGCTGCGGGACTTGCAGGGCAAAGCTGAGCTGCGCCAGCTGCTGGCCAAG gtgctggaggagagggatgccCTGAGGTGTGAGCGCAAGCCGGCCGTGCTGGTGAAGATTGCCCCTGATCTGACTGCCCAGGACAAGCAGGACATAGCCAGCACGGTGACCGAG CTAGGTGTGGATGGGCTGGTCGTCACCAACACCACCACCAGCCGTCCCAGCAGCCTGCGGGGCACCCTGCGCGCGGAGCCTGGCGGCCTCAGCGGGCGGCCCCTGCGAGCGCTCTCCACGCAGACCGTCCGCGAGATGTACGCCCTCACCCAAG GGAAGGTGCCCATCATTGGCGTGGGCGGGGTGAGCAGCGGGCAGGACGCCCTGGAAAAGATCCGGGCTGGGGCCTCTCTGGTGCAGATGTACACGGCGCTCACCTACCAGGGGCCCCCTGTGGTGAGCATGGTGAAACGGGAACTGGAGGTGCTGCTGAG GGAGCAGGGGTTTCAGAGCGTCACAGAAGCTGTTGGAGCGGATCATCGGTGCTGA
- the LOC102933117 gene encoding haptoglobin — translation MWMPRLLVASLLWGALASTHTKLNEVQLGNGQSCPAPRWIEHGKVEHLARYQCDPYYRLRSRGDGLYRCSQQHVWLNEAAGEELPICEPVCGKPKNPARQVQRIIGGMMAAKDSFPWQGRLLSRHNHTAGATLISDQWLLTTGRNLYLGHSENSTLDEIAPTLQLFLGRETPAGAVERIVLHPEFPGAVDLALLKLKHKVPVGEAIMPICLAQKDYAKVGRVGFVSGWGWNTLLEHPKHLKYVMLPVADSGSCQAYYQTHAWQPLLNSHTFCVGMSELHESTCLGDAGSAFAIHDPEDDTWYAAGILSFDRSCSAAKYGVYVRMLSVLDWIKETMAAH, via the exons ATGTG GATGCCCAGGCTGCTGGTCGCCAGCCTGCTCTGGGGGGCCCTCGCCTCCACCCACACCAAACTCAACGAAGTCCAGCTCGGCAACG GCCAGAGCTGCCCGGCGCCCAGGTGGATCGAGCACGGGAAGGTGGAGCACCTGGCCCGCTACCAGTGCGACCCCTACTACCGGCTGCGCAGCCGCGGTGACG GCCTGTACCGATGTAGCCAGCAGCACGTGTGGTTGAATGAAGCAGCCGGAGAGGAGCTGCCCATTTGTGAGCCAg tgtgtgggaaGCCCAAGAACCCGGCCAGACAGGTGCAGCGCATCATTGGGGGCATGATGGCAGCCAAGGACAGCTTCCCCTGGCAGGGCCGGCTGCTGAGCCGGCACAACCACACTGCGGGGGCCACGCTCATCAGCGACCAGTGGCTGCTGACGACAGGCAGGAACCTCTACCTGGGCCACAGTGAGAACAGCACACTGGATGAAATCGCTCCCAccctgcagctctttcttggcAGGGAGACGCCTGCCGGGGCTGTCGAGCGCATTGTCCTGCACCCTGAGTTCCCGGGGGCTGTGGACCTGGCCCTGCTCAAGCTCAAGCACAAGGTGCCCGTTGGAGAGGCCATCATGCCCATTTGCCTGGCCCAGAAGGACTATGCAAAGGTGGGGAGGGTGGGCTTtgtctctggctggggctggaacacccTCCTGGAGCACCCAAAGCACCTCAAGTACGTCATGCTGCCTGTGGCCGACAGCGGCAGCTGCCAGGCGTACTACCAGACACACGCCTGGCAGCCACTGCTGAACAGCCACACCTTCTGCGTCGGCATGAGCGAGCTGCACGAGTCCACCTGCCTCGGGGACGCCGGCAGCGCCTTTGCCATCCACGACCCTGAGGACGACACCTGGTACGCGGCCGGGATCCTCAGCTTTGACCGCAGCTGCTCAGCTGCCAAGTACGGCGTCTATGTGCGGATGCTCAGTGTCTTGGACTGGATCAAGGAGACCATGGCGGCACACTGA
- the DHODH gene encoding dihydroorotate dehydrogenase (quinone), mitochondrial isoform X1, producing the protein MGAPLRQRLREAVAVLGGGGLLCASYLVAAGEERFYAECLMPGLQRLLGPETAHLLAIRLLSLGVLPRMAQRDSAMLEVRVLGRRFRNPVGLAAGFDKHGEAVDGLSKLGFGFVEVGSVTPQPQEGNPKPRVFRLPEDQAVINRYGFNSHGHAAVECRLRARQGVQLQLTEAGIPLGINLGKNKGSADAMADYVDGVRMLGPLADYLVVNVSSPNTPGLRDLQGKAELRQLLAKVLEERDALRCERKPAVLVKIAPDLTAQDKQDIASTVTEVVGRCGWAGRHQHHHQPSQQPAGHPARGAWRPQRAAPASALHADRPRDVRPHPREGAHHWRGRGEQRAGRPGKDPGWGLSGADVHGAHLPGAPCGEHGETGTGGAAEGAGVSERHRSCWSGSSVLTGVWGCG; encoded by the exons ATGGGGGCGCCGCTGCGG CAGCGACTCCGGGAGGCCGTGGCGGTGCTGGGCGGGGGCGGCCTTCTCTGCGCCTCGTACCTGGTGGCCGCGGGCGAGGAGCGGTTCTACGCTGAGTGCCTGATGCCGGGGCTGCAGCGGCTGCTGGGGCCCGAGACCGCCCACCTGCTCGCCATCCGCCTGCTCAGCCTGGGGGTCCTGCCCCGCATGGCCCAGCGTGACTCGGCCATGCTG GAGGTGCGCGTGCTGGGACGGAGGTTCCGGAACCCGGTGGGCCTGGCCGCCGGCTTTGACAAGCACGGGGAAGCCGTGGATGGGCTCTCCAAGCTTGGATTTGGCTTCGTGGAAGTGGGGAGTGTCACCCCACAGCCGCAGGAAGGGAACCCCAAACCCCGGGTCTTCCGGCTGCCAGAGGACCAAGCTGTCATTAACAG ATACGGCTTTAACAGCCATGGACATGCTGCTGTGGAGTGTAGGCTTCGGGCCCGGCAGGGAGTGCAGCTCCAGCTCACGGAAG CTGGAATTCCCCTCGGAATAAACCTGGGTAAGAACAAGGGCTCAGCAGATGCAATGGCAGATTATGTGGATGGGGTCCGGATGCTGGGCCCGCTGGCCGACTACCTGGTGGTGAATGTGTCCAGTCCAAACACGCCGGGGCTGCGGGACTTGCAGGGCAAAGCTGAGCTGCGCCAGCTGCTGGCCAAG gtgctggaggagagggatgccCTGAGGTGTGAGCGCAAGCCGGCCGTGCTGGTGAAGATTGCCCCTGATCTGACTGCCCAGGACAAGCAGGACATAGCCAGCACGGTGACCGAGGTAGTGGGCAG GTGTGGATGGGCTGGTCGTCACCAACACCACCACCAGCCGTCCCAGCAGCCTGCGGGGCACCCTGCGCGCGGAGCCTGGCGGCCTCAGCGGGCGGCCCCTGCGAGCGCTCTCCACGCAGACCGTCCGCGAGATGTACGCCCTCACCCAAG GGAAGGTGCCCATCATTGGCGTGGGCGGGGTGAGCAGCGGGCAGGACGCCCTGGAAAAGATCCGGGCTGGGGCCTCTCTGGTGCAGATGTACACGGCGCTCACCTACCAGGGGCCCCCTGTGGTGAGCATGGTGAAACGGGAACTGGAGGTGCTGCTGAG GGAGCAGGGGTTTCAGAGCGTCACAGAAGCTGTTGGAGCGGATCATCGGTGCTGACGGGCGTGTGGGGCTGTGGATAG
- the DHODH gene encoding dihydroorotate dehydrogenase (quinone), mitochondrial isoform X2, which yields MGAPLRQRLREAVAVLGGGGLLCASYLVAAGEERFYAECLMPGLQRLLGPETAHLLAIRLLSLGVLPRMAQRDSAMLEVRVLGRRFRNPVGLAAGFDKHGEAVDGLSKLGFGFVEVGSVTPQPQEGNPKPRVFRLPEDQAVINRYGFNSHGHAAVECRLRARQGVQLQLTEAGIPLGINLGKNKGSADAMADYVDGVRMLGPLADYLVVNVSSPNTPGLRDLQGKAELRQLLAKVLEERDALRCERKPAVLVKIAPDLTAQDKQDIASTVTELGVDGLVVTNTTTSRPSSLRGTLRAEPGGLSGRPLRALSTQTVREMYALTQGKVPIIGVGGVSSGQDALEKIRAGASLVQMYTALTYQGPPVVSMVKRELEVLLREQGFQSVTEAVGADHRC from the exons ATGGGGGCGCCGCTGCGG CAGCGACTCCGGGAGGCCGTGGCGGTGCTGGGCGGGGGCGGCCTTCTCTGCGCCTCGTACCTGGTGGCCGCGGGCGAGGAGCGGTTCTACGCTGAGTGCCTGATGCCGGGGCTGCAGCGGCTGCTGGGGCCCGAGACCGCCCACCTGCTCGCCATCCGCCTGCTCAGCCTGGGGGTCCTGCCCCGCATGGCCCAGCGTGACTCGGCCATGCTG GAGGTGCGCGTGCTGGGACGGAGGTTCCGGAACCCGGTGGGCCTGGCCGCCGGCTTTGACAAGCACGGGGAAGCCGTGGATGGGCTCTCCAAGCTTGGATTTGGCTTCGTGGAAGTGGGGAGTGTCACCCCACAGCCGCAGGAAGGGAACCCCAAACCCCGGGTCTTCCGGCTGCCAGAGGACCAAGCTGTCATTAACAG ATACGGCTTTAACAGCCATGGACATGCTGCTGTGGAGTGTAGGCTTCGGGCCCGGCAGGGAGTGCAGCTCCAGCTCACGGAAG CTGGAATTCCCCTCGGAATAAACCTGGGTAAGAACAAGGGCTCAGCAGATGCAATGGCAGATTATGTGGATGGGGTCCGGATGCTGGGCCCGCTGGCCGACTACCTGGTGGTGAATGTGTCCAGTCCAAACACGCCGGGGCTGCGGGACTTGCAGGGCAAAGCTGAGCTGCGCCAGCTGCTGGCCAAG gtgctggaggagagggatgccCTGAGGTGTGAGCGCAAGCCGGCCGTGCTGGTGAAGATTGCCCCTGATCTGACTGCCCAGGACAAGCAGGACATAGCCAGCACGGTGACCGAG CTAGGTGTGGATGGGCTGGTCGTCACCAACACCACCACCAGCCGTCCCAGCAGCCTGCGGGGCACCCTGCGCGCGGAGCCTGGCGGCCTCAGCGGGCGGCCCCTGCGAGCGCTCTCCACGCAGACCGTCCGCGAGATGTACGCCCTCACCCAAG GGAAGGTGCCCATCATTGGCGTGGGCGGGGTGAGCAGCGGGCAGGACGCCCTGGAAAAGATCCGGGCTGGGGCCTCTCTGGTGCAGATGTACACGGCGCTCACCTACCAGGGGCCCCCTGTGGTGAGCATGGTGAAACGGGAACTGGAGGTGCTGCTGAG GGAGCAGGGGTTTCAGAGCGTCACAGAAGCTGTTGGAGCGGATCATCGGTGCTGA